DNA from Asanoa sp. WMMD1127:
CCGTCTCGAAGGTCAGCACGAACACCCGGCGCACACCGACGTCGCGCGCGGCGGCGATCAGCGCGGTGACCAGCTCGTAGCCGATCTTGCGGCCCTGGTGGTCCGGGTCGACGGCGACCGTGCGGATCTCCGCCAGGTCCTCCCACATCACGTGCAGCGCGCCACAGCCCACCACGGTGGACCCGTCGACCGCGACCCAGAACTCGAGCACGTCCTCGTAGAGCGTGACCGTGGCCTTGCTCAGCAGCCGGCCGCCGGTGCTGAACGTGTCGATCAGCCGGCGGATGGCCCGCACGTCACCCGTGCGGGCCCGGCGGACCGCGATGTCGCCCATCAGTCGGCGACCTCGACACACGGCCCACCGTCCCACCAGGAGCCGATCGCCTCGATCGCCTCGTCGCCGAACGGGTTGACCCCTGGACCGACGGCCAGCGCGTGGGCGACCAGGACGTGCAGGCACTTGACCCGGCCCGGCATGCCGCCGGCCGAGATGCCGTCGATCTCCTCGACGTGCGCGACCGCCTCCCGCCGGGCCAGGTAGTCCTCGTGCGCGGCCCGGTAGTGCGCGGCCAACTCCGGGTCGTCGGCGAGCCGGGCGGCCATCTCCTTCATCAGCCCGGCCGACTCGAGCCGGCTGCACGCCGCCGTGGCCCGCGGGCAGGTCAGGTAGAACAGCGTCGGGAACGGCGTGCCGTCGGCCAGCCGCGGCGTGGTCTCGACGACG
Protein-coding regions in this window:
- a CDS encoding amino-acid N-acetyltransferase — encoded protein: MGDIAVRRARTGDVRAIRRLIDTFSTGGRLLSKATVTLYEDVLEFWVAVDGSTVVGCGALHVMWEDLAEIRTVAVDPDHQGRKIGYELVTALIAAARDVGVRRVFVLTFETEFFGRFGFREIDGAPVPATVYEQLLRSYDEGVAEFLDLERVKPNTLGNTRMLLHLS
- a CDS encoding DUF501 domain-containing protein, with the translated sequence MTPVGEAASARDRAAVAAQLGRPPRAIRAVAHRCPCKLPDVVETTPRLADGTPFPTLFYLTCPRATAACSRLESAGLMKEMAARLADDPELAAHYRAAHEDYLARREAVAHVEEIDGISAGGMPGRVKCLHVLVAHALAVGPGVNPFGDEAIEAIGSWWDGGPCVEVAD